DNA from Streptomyces rishiriensis:
CGCCGTCACGCTGCTGCGCCGGGAGATCCTCGCCTCCCCGCGCCCGGTCACCCTCGTCCCCACCGCCCCGCTGACCAACATCGCCCTGCTGCTGCGCACCCACCCGGAGGTGACCCGCAACATCGAGCGGATCGTGTTCATGGGCGGCGCGGTGACGACCGGGAACGCCACACCGGTCGCGGAGTTCAACGTGTGGCACGACCCGGAGGCGGCGGCGATCCTGCTCACCGCGGGCGTGCCGATCACCATGTACGGCCTGGACGTCTTCAAGCGGGTCCTGGTGCCGGCGGCGGACGTGGCGCGGCTGCGGGCGAGTCCGGAGCCGCGGCTGCGGCTGGCCGGCGACCTGCTCGCGCACCGCGACCCGGCCACCTCCGGCGATCCGACGCCCACCGGCGGCCTCGGCGACGCGGGCGCGGTCTGCGCGGTGGCCGACCCGGCGGGGCTGACCACCGAGCTGCTCCCGGTGGAGGTCTCGCTGGCCCCCGGCCCGGCCCGCGGCCAGACGGTCGTCGACCGCCGCCCGCGCCCCGGCGAGTCCGAGATCCACGAGGGCGTACGCGAGCAGACCCTCGTGGACGTGGCGCTGGACGTGGACGTGGAGCGATACGTGAAGCTGTGGCTGACGGCGGTCGAGGGCTGACCCCCTCCAAGCCCTGCACGCCCCTGCCCGCCCCTGCCCGCCCCTGCACGTCCCGGGCTCCCGGGGAGCTGCGGAGCCCGGGCTCCGCAGCTCCCCGGTTCCCGGGTTCCCCGGTTCCCGGGTTCCCCGGTTCCCGGCCTCCGGGCCTCCGGTTCCCGGCCTCCGGGCCTCCGGTTCCCGGCCTCCGGGCCTCCGGCCCCGGCCGCTTGGGCCTTCGGGCTCGTCGTGCCCCCAGCCTCCGGCCCCGGCCGCTTGGGCCTTCGGGCTCGTCGTGCCCCAGCCTCCGGCCTCCGGCCGCTTGGGCCTCGGGCTCGTCGTGCCCCCAGCCTCCGGCCTCCGGCCGCTTGGGCCTCGGGCTCGTCGTGCCCCAGCCTCCGGCCTCCGGCCGCTTGGGCCTCGGGCTCGTCGTGCCCCAGCCCCCAGCCCCCGGCCGCTTGGGCCTCGGGCTCGTCGTGCTCCCAGCCTCCGGCCCCGGCCGCTTGGGCCTTCGGGCTCGTCGTGCCCCGGGGCTCTCCGAGCCCTTCCCAAGGCC
Protein-coding regions in this window:
- a CDS encoding nucleoside hydrolase; this encodes MTEQPIPVIIDCDTGVDDALALLFAVRHPGLDVRAVTCVAGNTDVDGVVRNTLTVLEYAGAGDIPVARGAERPLIEPVRTAAHVHGQDGMGDLGLPAPTRRPADVDAVTLLRREILASPRPVTLVPTAPLTNIALLLRTHPEVTRNIERIVFMGGAVTTGNATPVAEFNVWHDPEAAAILLTAGVPITMYGLDVFKRVLVPAADVARLRASPEPRLRLAGDLLAHRDPATSGDPTPTGGLGDAGAVCAVADPAGLTTELLPVEVSLAPGPARGQTVVDRRPRPGESEIHEGVREQTLVDVALDVDVERYVKLWLTAVEG